CAACGCGGAGCGCAGTCAGGTCGGCCGCGAGCTCAGGGTCCGGCGGTGGCCGCAGCGAGGTCACCCGGGACGCCAGCGCGCGAGCGCGTTCGGACCACTCGAAGACCACTGTGGGGCTGCCGTCGGCCATCGCGGCCCGGAGCCCGAGGCGCGCCAGGTGCTGGCCGTGGCCGACGGCAGATGTCTGCAGGTCCAGGCTGCCGAAGGTGGACTGCCAGGCGTGCAGCTCGGCGAGGCCCTTGCGGGCGTAGTCCCGAGCGCGACCGTGGTGCTCGTGAGCGGCCGCGATCTCGGCCCGCACCTCCCGCGCGAGAAGGCGGGAGGTGATGGGGGAGTCCTGCGTCGTCCGAACCCTGGCCGCGCGGACGGCTGCCTCGACGAGGTCGCGCTTGCGCACAGCGTGGCGGGCCGAGTGCAGGATCAAGCGGTCGGCATCCTGCCGGTGGCCGGTAGTACGCAGCGCCTCGGCGAGCTTGTCCGCGCGACCGAGCAGGCTAGGGGCCGGGCGACCGCCCTCTACCTCGGCGATCACGGCGAATGCGCGGGCTCGGTCGGCCCACGCCGTGCTCCCGTGCGTGGCGAAACGGCGTGCTGCGCTCTGGGCGAGCGAGCGGCTGCGAGCTGGGTCGTCGAGGAGCAGGGTCCTTGCCAGTATCAACTCGCACTCGGCCTGGAAACGGGGCAGCTTCTCGCGCCCGTACGCCGCCGCCGCCTCTTCGAGGGCGGCCGCGGCCTCATGTGTGCGACCCGACGCCAGCAGTACTTCCGCGCGATCCTGTTGGACGATGGCAGCGTTCACCCTCGACACCTTGGACAGGGTGTCCGCCGCAGCGTCCATTCCACGGATGGCCGCAACCAGGTCGTTGCGCAGCAGGTGGGTGTACCCGACGTTGAACAAGGCTTTGGCATGCTCGATCTCGTCGCCGGCCCGTTCGAAGTAGTGAGCGGCGTTTGAGAAGTCCGACGCTGCATCGGCCGCAGAGCCACGTTGGAGGTGAAGCCCCCCTCGGTTCAAATAGGTTCGGCCGAGATGATCCGGCTCATCTCGCAAGCGGTCGATCGCCGAGTCGAAGTGCTGGGTCGCGCTGACCTGGTCACCCCCACGCATGAGAAGCAGGGCGAGTTGGGACTCAGCCAACCCCAAAGAGAGCGGAGACGCACCCGGCCGAGAAAGCACCCGTTCGCACAGAAGGACCGCATCGCGGAGATGACCAGTCTCCGCGGCGCCGTATGCCTCCGTCACGTCGAGGCGATCGATCAGGTCCGGATCAGCCGTGAGAAGTCGTGCGCGCCCAACGAGTTCCAACGCCGTCGCGTAGTCGTTGGCGTTTCCGGCCGCGACCGCCCTGCTGTGAAGCTCTTCAGCGCTACTCACGCGACCTCACGGCTCGAGCTTCTTCTTCTGGTCGCTGCCCTGGGTGATGAGAGGCCAGGCCCTGGCGACTGCCGACTTGCTGTCGTCCGCAGTCTTCGGGACGGGGCCCATCCACTGGGCCATCAGACCGGCCCACAACGGCGCCGCGAACGAGGTTCCACTCCATAGCCCGAACCCGCTGCGGTAGTCGTCCGGGTCGATGGACTCCCGGATCCGGCCGTCGAGGTTGATCCGGGCCACCGGTTCGTAGCCGCCCTCGAAGTTCGTCGGCACGGTGCTCATCACGGCCGCGCCGGGCGCGAAAGCGCGCACCCAGTCCCCGGCGTTGCTGAACAACGCGTCGCTCCCGTTCGGGTTGAGGGCGCCGACGGAGACGACCGGGACCACCGAGCCGTCGACCTTGTAAGGCCCGTTCCCCGAGATCCACGGCGAGAACGCAGCAGGGAAGCAGGGGCGCAGCGTCGAGTCGTTCCCGGCCGAGACCACCACAGTGACGCCCAGCGCGCTGAGGTCCGCGAGCGGCTTGTGCAGCGAGGCGTCAAAGGCGATGTCCTCGGCCGTCTCGTGGTAGTAGCCGAGCGAGAGCGCGAGGATGTCGATGGCACGACCGCCCTCCTGGTTCTTGCGGTATCGGTTGACCAGCTCGGCGATCTTGCCGAGCGCGGTGAGCAGGTCGCTCTCGGTGATCGGTCCGGCCGACGGGGTGATTCGCCACGCGAGGATGTCGGCGTCCGGGCAGGCCTGGTGCACCAGGCCAGCCATGAAGGTCCCGTGGCCGGAGAAGGTGTCGAGATCGCCGTCGAGCATGCCCGCCTGGTCCGGGATGACGTCGGGTTCGAGCGGGTTGGTCTTGCTCGCTTTCCCGTAGCCGATGTCCTCGCCGTCCAGCTGGATGCCCTTCTGGACCACGTCGTCGAGCCACGGGTGCGTGCCGCAACCCGTGTCCAGTAGCGCAACCACCGGGCGACGTCCCCCGCCGAGCGCATCCTCCGAGATCCTTCGAGGCTCCGGCCCGACGTAGGCGATGGGCTGACGACCGCCCGACCCCGGGTAGCCGTAGGAGTCGACGGCGCCGCCTGACCCTTCAGTCCACGGATGCCCGGAGGTGAACGGGTGGCCGGAGGTGAACGGGTGGCCGGACGTGAACGGGTGACCGGAGGTGAAGGGGTGACCCGAAGTGAAGGGGTGACCCGAAGTGAACGGGTGACCCGAGGTGAACGGGTTGGCCGTGACATCACCGATCATCAACAAGTGGTCCAGGCCGAGCCCGCCGACCCGGCTGCCACGGTGCCGACGCACGCGTTGGAGAAGCACCCAGGCATCGGGTGCTTCGGGAGCGCTGTCGTCAGGAGCCAGGCGGAGCACGGCGAAGTGAGTCCGGTACTCCGGCGGAGCGTCCTCCTCGAGAGGTTCGATCGCTGCGAGACGGTCGGCGTCGTCGGTGTCGACGACGATGCCGAGCTCGCCGGCGATCAGGACGATATCCGCCAGCAGATTGCTCTCGGTGAGGAGTGCCTCCTGCGAGACCATGAGCCGCGTGGCGGCGTACCAGGTCGGTTTGGGCGCGAACCCGCCCGGTGCTGGGGGCAGCGCCTTCGCCGGGTCCAGGCCGCGCGGTCGGATCTCCTTCAGGCGGGCTTCCTTGGCGGCCGCGACCGCGGCCATCCGTGCTTCTCGTCGTGCGGCAGACGCGTCCGCGTCCTCGCGACTGAGCCGTTCTGCGCGACGGTCGAGCCAGGTGGGCTTGTTCTTCTCATCAGGCATGGCGGAACCTCAGATCCAGAAGGGAGGGGTGACAAGCGGACGGGCACTGCCGGGCCCCGAGGCCTGGTCCGAGACTGGTTCCGAGACAAAGGTGAGGCGGCACGCCCCGGTCGGCGTGACCGGGAACTCGAACCGCCCCGACTCACCGACGCGGGTCTCGTCGGTGGTGGGTTTCTTGCCCATCGAGGTCAGGAAGACCGTCATGGGCTGGGCGGGCACGACCCAGCCGTCGAGGCGCGCCTGGCGGGCACTCCGGGAGATCCGCACCTGGACGCGGAAGCCCGGCCCGAGGTACTCCAGCGACCAGGTGCCCACCTCCTCGGGTGCGCGCAGCATGGTGACCGAGCGGACACCGGAGAGCTCCTTGTCCCACTCGACCAGGGTCAGCAGCTCGGCGTCGAGGTCGTTGGTCTCGATCCGCGCGAGCACGCCCTCGGCGAGGTCGTCCGGGGGAGGGTCGAGCTCGTCCCAGAGCTCGGCGATCGCGTCGAGCAGCTCGGCGTCGGCGGGCGTCTCGGTCGGCTCCTCGGGATCAGCCATCACGCGGCTCCTTCGCTGACCAGCTCGGCACGGAGCTTGTCGAGGCAGCGCGCCCGGGTCGGGCCGATGCTCCCGACCGGCATGTCCAGGGCGGCCGACACCTCGGCGTACTCGGGGCGCGGCCCCGCGGCGAGCATCCGCAATAGTGCCTGGCAGCGCTGCTCCAGCCGGCTGAGGCAGAGCCGCAGCCGAGCGCGGTCATCAGCGAGCACCACGTCGTCCTCGGGTCCGTCGACCACCGGCAACGAGGAGCCCAGGACGTCGTCGTCGGTGGCCTGCTCGCGGCGCACCTTCTTGCTCGTCCGCCAGGCCTCGCGACGCGCGGTCGTGCACAACCAGCCGGAGACGGCCATCGGGTTCTCGATGGTGGGCGCGTGGTCGACCAGCGCGAGCCACGCGTTCTGGACGACGTCCTCGGCCGAGGCCCGGTCGAGTCCTGCCGCGCGGGCGATCTGCCACAGCGTCGGACTGAGCAGCCGCACCAGCTCGTCGAGCGCCTCCCGGTCGCCGTCGCGCCACGCCGTGAACGCGGCGGCCGACGCCGTCCACCGGGTAGTACCTGGACCTTGCACGTTGATCACTTCCCCACCGAGGAACAACGATTGCCGCGTGACACGACCTGGGGAAAATCTAGTGGAGCCGACGGGGCACCGACAGACGTACGAGCAGGTCAGAAGGGGTTTTGCCGCCAGCTTCGACACGGCGAAACAGGGGCATACCGACGCAGGTGCGCACATA
The DNA window shown above is from Marmoricola sp. OAE513 and carries:
- a CDS encoding S8/S53 family peptidase is translated as MPDEKNKPTWLDRRAERLSREDADASAARREARMAAVAAAKEARLKEIRPRGLDPAKALPPAPGGFAPKPTWYAATRLMVSQEALLTESNLLADIVLIAGELGIVVDTDDADRLAAIEPLEEDAPPEYRTHFAVLRLAPDDSAPEAPDAWVLLQRVRRHRGSRVGGLGLDHLLMIGDVTANPFTSGHPFTSGHPFTSGHPFTSGHPFTSGHPFTSGHPFTSGHPWTEGSGGAVDSYGYPGSGGRQPIAYVGPEPRRISEDALGGGRRPVVALLDTGCGTHPWLDDVVQKGIQLDGEDIGYGKASKTNPLEPDVIPDQAGMLDGDLDTFSGHGTFMAGLVHQACPDADILAWRITPSAGPITESDLLTALGKIAELVNRYRKNQEGGRAIDILALSLGYYHETAEDIAFDASLHKPLADLSALGVTVVVSAGNDSTLRPCFPAAFSPWISGNGPYKVDGSVVPVVSVGALNPNGSDALFSNAGDWVRAFAPGAAVMSTVPTNFEGGYEPVARINLDGRIRESIDPDDYRSGFGLWSGTSFAAPLWAGLMAQWMGPVPKTADDSKSAVARAWPLITQGSDQKKKLEP
- a CDS encoding sigma-70 family RNA polymerase sigma factor, with translation MINVQGPGTTRWTASAAAFTAWRDGDREALDELVRLLSPTLWQIARAAGLDRASAEDVVQNAWLALVDHAPTIENPMAVSGWLCTTARREAWRTSKKVRREQATDDDVLGSSLPVVDGPEDDVVLADDRARLRLCLSRLEQRCQALLRMLAAGPRPEYAEVSAALDMPVGSIGPTRARCLDKLRAELVSEGAA